The following are encoded together in the Tatumella ptyseos genome:
- the dnaB gene encoding replicative DNA helicase, whose protein sequence is MAGNKPSNKPTPQDKQLEGIKMPPHSVEAEQSVLGGLMLDNERWDNVSERVVAEDFYSRPHRLIFSEMHRLLEQGQPIDLITLSESLELRGELELSGGFAYLAELAKNTPSAANIGAYADIVRERAVVREMISVANEIADAGFDPQGRSSEDLLDLAESSVFKIAEKRANKNEGPQNIEQILEATINRIEALVSTPHDGVTGVDTGYQDLNKKTAGLQGSDLIIVAARPSMGKTTFAMNLCENAAMLQDKPVLIFSLEMPSEQLMMRMLASLSRVDQTKIRTGQLDDEDWARISATMGILLEKKNIFIDDASGLTPTEVRSRARRIYRENNGLSMIMIDYLQLMRVPALTENRTLEIAEISRSLKALAKELNVPVVALSQLNRSLEQRADKRPVNSDLRESGSIEQDADLIMFIYRDEVYHENSDLKGIAEIIIGKQRNGPIGTVRLTFNGQWSRFDNYAGPDYDEE, encoded by the coding sequence ATGGCAGGAAATAAACCCTCTAACAAACCGACGCCTCAAGATAAACAACTTGAGGGGATAAAAATGCCGCCACACTCTGTGGAGGCTGAACAATCGGTATTAGGCGGGCTAATGCTCGATAACGAGCGCTGGGATAATGTCTCGGAGCGCGTTGTTGCTGAAGATTTCTATAGCCGTCCCCATCGTCTTATTTTTTCAGAGATGCATCGTCTACTGGAACAAGGGCAGCCGATCGATCTGATCACGCTATCCGAATCCCTAGAACTACGTGGTGAATTAGAGCTCTCTGGCGGGTTTGCTTATCTCGCTGAACTCGCCAAAAATACCCCCAGTGCCGCGAACATTGGAGCCTATGCGGATATAGTTCGAGAACGAGCGGTTGTACGTGAGATGATCTCAGTAGCTAATGAGATCGCCGATGCAGGTTTTGATCCGCAGGGTCGCTCTAGTGAAGATCTTCTCGATCTCGCTGAGTCGAGTGTCTTTAAGATCGCTGAGAAACGGGCCAATAAAAATGAAGGCCCGCAAAATATTGAACAAATTCTAGAGGCCACGATCAATCGTATCGAGGCCTTGGTTTCAACCCCACATGATGGTGTTACCGGGGTGGATACGGGTTATCAGGACCTGAACAAGAAAACTGCAGGGTTACAAGGATCGGACCTGATTATTGTCGCAGCTCGTCCATCGATGGGTAAAACGACTTTCGCGATGAACCTCTGTGAAAATGCGGCGATGTTGCAAGATAAGCCAGTATTAATTTTTAGCTTAGAGATGCCTAGTGAACAATTGATGATGCGTATGCTGGCTTCATTATCACGTGTCGATCAGACTAAAATTAGGACAGGCCAACTCGACGATGAGGATTGGGCGCGTATCTCCGCAACGATGGGGATTTTGCTAGAGAAAAAAAATATCTTTATCGATGATGCTTCTGGCCTAACACCGACAGAAGTGCGTTCGCGTGCGCGAAGAATCTATCGTGAAAATAATGGGTTAAGCATGATCATGATCGATTACCTGCAATTGATGCGTGTTCCTGCCCTGACTGAAAACCGAACCTTAGAGATTGCTGAAATCTCACGATCCTTGAAAGCCCTCGCGAAAGAACTCAATGTGCCAGTCGTTGCGTTATCACAGTTGAACCGTTCTTTGGAGCAACGAGCTGATAAACGCCCAGTCAACTCAGACCTGCGTGAGTCGGGGTCGATCGAGCAAGATGCCGACTTGATCATGTTTATTTATCGTGACGAGGTCTATCACGAAAATAGCGATTTAAAAGGTATCGCCGAAATTATCATCGGTAAGCAACGTAATGGTCCCATCGGCACGGTTCGACTGACCTTCAATGGGCAATGGTCACGTTTTGACAACTATGCGGGACCGGATTACGACGAAGAATAG
- a CDS encoding NADPH:quinone reductase, whose protein sequence is MANRIEFHQHGGPEVLRWAPYDVEQPKETEIIVRHHAIGLNYIDTYVRSGLYPVNQFPSGLGTEAAGEVVAVGSQVTRFQVGDRIVYCQSGLGAYSDYHHVDQSKAVILPDSISYQSAAASFLKGLTVYYLFHMTHKVQSGETVLLHAAAGGVGLIACQWAKALGANLIGCVSSENKAQRAREAGAWATINTSQDDIVKRVHELTSGQKVPVVYDSVGKATWQTSLDCLQPRGLLVSFGNASGPVTGVDLAILNQKGSLFVTRPSLNGYLTTPELLDQASATLFSLISDGKIDVSVPESQQFPLRDAAKAHRSLESRTTSGACLLIP, encoded by the coding sequence ATGGCAAATCGTATTGAATTTCACCAACATGGCGGGCCAGAAGTGTTACGTTGGGCCCCCTACGATGTCGAGCAACCGAAGGAAACCGAGATTATCGTTCGCCATCATGCTATCGGTCTAAACTATATTGATACCTATGTTCGTAGTGGCTTATACCCAGTGAACCAGTTCCCTTCGGGATTAGGCACGGAGGCTGCGGGTGAGGTCGTTGCGGTAGGGAGTCAAGTTACGCGGTTTCAAGTTGGGGACCGTATTGTCTACTGCCAGTCAGGTTTAGGGGCCTACAGCGACTATCACCATGTCGATCAGTCTAAAGCCGTCATCTTGCCGGATTCAATCAGCTACCAAAGTGCTGCCGCGTCATTTCTAAAAGGGTTAACTGTCTATTATTTATTCCATATGACGCATAAAGTGCAGTCGGGAGAAACAGTATTACTTCATGCTGCAGCCGGCGGCGTGGGGCTTATTGCTTGCCAGTGGGCTAAAGCCTTAGGAGCTAATCTAATAGGTTGCGTGAGTTCGGAAAATAAAGCACAACGGGCGCGAGAAGCCGGTGCCTGGGCCACCATCAACACCTCGCAAGATGATATCGTGAAACGCGTCCATGAACTCACCTCTGGGCAGAAAGTACCAGTGGTTTACGATTCGGTAGGTAAAGCGACGTGGCAAACATCGTTAGATTGCCTGCAACCCCGTGGTTTATTAGTTAGTTTTGGTAATGCATCTGGGCCGGTCACCGGCGTTGATCTGGCGATACTTAATCAGAAAGGGTCATTATTTGTAACTAGGCCCTCACTCAATGGCTATCTCACGACGCCCGAATTACTTGATCAGGCTAGTGCTACCCTGTTCAGCTTAATCAGCGATGGAAAAATTGATGTTAGTGTGCCTGAGAGTCAACAATTTCCGTTACGCGACGCTGCCAAAGCACACCGTAGTCTAGAGAGCCGCACCACCAGTGGGGCATGCCTACTCATTCCATAA
- the dusA gene encoding tRNA dihydrouridine(20/20a) synthase DusA, with amino-acid sequence MLDKNSPEELPVPHRQAPYTSNRFSVAPMLDWTDRHCRYFLRQLTQHTLLYTEMVTTGAIIHGKGDYLAYSEEEHPVCLQLGGSDPHDLAHAARLAEARGYDEINLNVGCPSDRVQNGRFGACLMADAGLVADGIKAMKDAVSIPVTVKTRIGIDEQDSYAFLCDFISTVADRGQCDTFIIHARKAWLSGLSPKQNREIPPLDYPRVYQLKQDFPQLTLAINGGIKTIEEAKEHLTHLDGVMIGREAYQNPGMLVDIDRQLFGATTPTVDCVAAVEAMYPYIEKELAQGTYLGHITRHMLGLFQGIPGSRQWRRHLSENAHKAGADVTVLEQALAKVSQQYRESVS; translated from the coding sequence ATGTTAGATAAAAACAGCCCTGAAGAATTACCGGTCCCTCATCGCCAAGCCCCTTATACCAGTAATCGTTTTTCCGTTGCTCCCATGCTCGATTGGACGGATCGTCACTGTCGTTATTTCTTACGGCAACTTACACAACACACTCTGTTGTACACCGAAATGGTGACGACTGGTGCGATTATTCATGGTAAAGGCGACTACTTAGCTTACAGTGAGGAAGAACACCCTGTTTGTCTACAGCTCGGGGGAAGTGATCCACATGATCTTGCCCATGCGGCTCGTCTGGCTGAGGCTCGAGGTTATGATGAAATTAACCTTAATGTTGGTTGTCCTTCTGATCGTGTACAAAATGGTCGCTTCGGCGCCTGTTTGATGGCTGATGCTGGATTAGTCGCTGATGGCATCAAGGCAATGAAAGATGCGGTGTCAATCCCTGTAACTGTTAAAACCCGGATTGGGATTGATGAGCAGGATAGTTACGCTTTTCTGTGTGACTTTATTAGTACCGTCGCAGACCGCGGTCAGTGCGATACCTTTATTATTCATGCCCGAAAGGCTTGGCTATCAGGATTGAGCCCGAAGCAAAATCGGGAAATACCGCCATTGGATTATCCAAGGGTGTACCAGCTAAAGCAGGACTTTCCACAGTTGACGCTGGCGATCAACGGCGGGATCAAAACTATCGAAGAAGCAAAAGAGCATCTAACTCATCTTGATGGTGTGATGATCGGTCGAGAAGCCTACCAGAATCCAGGTATGTTGGTGGATATTGATCGCCAATTATTCGGTGCAACGACGCCAACAGTAGATTGTGTGGCAGCGGTTGAAGCCATGTATCCTTACATCGAAAAAGAGTTAGCTCAGGGTACTTACTTAGGGCACATCACTCGTCATATGTTAGGTTTATTCCAAGGCATACCTGGCTCACGTCAATGGCGACGCCATCTTAGCGAGAATGCACATAAAGCAGGGGCGGACGTTACCGTGTTGGAGCAAGCCTTGGCAAAAGTTTCGCAGCAATACCGAGAAAGTGTGAGTTAA
- a CDS encoding amino acid aminotransferase, giving the protein MFQNVDAYAGDPILSLMEKFKQDPRDEKVNLSIGLYYTEQGIIPQLNAVAEAETRLQSSINEASVYLPMEGLANYRKAVGQLLFGTEVDAEKIATIQTLGGSGALKVGADFLKRYFPESEVWVSDPTWENHIAIFNGAGFPVHTYPWYDTATQGVNFNGFIEKLKSLPEQSIILLHPCCHNPTGADLTEAQWDETIALLKARKLIPFMDIAYQGFGAGLEADCYAIRQAAQQGLPVIVSNSFSKIFSLYGERVGGLSVACDSSEEADRVLGQLKAAVRRNYSSPPAFGAKVVATILTDAALFADWKAELEAMRLRILTMREALVSALQQKIPGKDFSFLTRQRGMFSYTGLSPEQVVRLREEFGVYLIGSGRMCMAGLNQKNIEKVASAMAAVI; this is encoded by the coding sequence GTGTTTCAGAATGTTGATGCTTACGCTGGCGATCCAATCCTATCGCTAATGGAAAAATTCAAACAAGATCCGCGCGACGAAAAAGTTAACCTAAGTATTGGTCTGTACTACACCGAGCAAGGTATTATCCCGCAGCTCAACGCCGTTGCTGAGGCTGAGACGCGTTTACAATCGTCCATTAACGAAGCTTCGGTCTATTTACCGATGGAAGGTTTGGCGAATTACCGTAAAGCGGTAGGCCAATTGCTTTTCGGTACAGAAGTCGATGCCGAAAAGATTGCGACGATTCAAACCTTAGGGGGCTCAGGTGCACTGAAAGTCGGCGCTGATTTCCTGAAACGTTATTTTCCAGAATCCGAAGTATGGGTGAGTGATCCCACTTGGGAAAACCATATTGCCATTTTTAATGGCGCAGGTTTCCCAGTTCATACCTACCCTTGGTACGATACTGCGACTCAAGGTGTTAACTTTAACGGTTTTATTGAAAAGCTAAAAAGTCTTCCAGAACAGAGCATTATCTTATTGCATCCATGTTGCCACAATCCAACGGGTGCGGATCTGACTGAGGCACAATGGGACGAAACCATTGCTCTACTTAAAGCTCGTAAGTTGATTCCTTTTATGGATATCGCTTACCAAGGCTTTGGTGCCGGTCTGGAAGCGGATTGTTATGCGATCCGTCAAGCGGCTCAGCAAGGATTACCGGTTATTGTCAGTAACTCATTCTCGAAAATTTTCTCACTCTATGGAGAGCGGGTTGGCGGCTTGTCAGTCGCTTGCGACAGCAGTGAAGAAGCTGATCGCGTGTTGGGTCAATTGAAAGCAGCAGTACGCCGCAACTACTCCAGCCCGCCAGCGTTTGGTGCGAAAGTAGTTGCCACTATTCTGACAGATGCGGCGCTGTTCGCAGATTGGAAAGCAGAACTCGAGGCAATGCGCCTGCGTATCTTGACGATGCGTGAAGCCCTAGTCAGCGCATTACAACAAAAAATTCCTGGCAAAGATTTTAGCTTCTTAACCCGTCAACGCGGTATGTTTAGCTACACAGGTTTGAGCCCTGAACAAGTTGTTCGCTTACGTGAAGAATTCGGTGTGTATCTGATCGGTAGTGGAAGAATGTGTATGGCTGGATTAAACCAAAAAAATATTGAGAAAGTCGCCTCGGCCATGGCCGCAGTGATCTAA